The following coding sequences lie in one Arabidopsis thaliana chromosome 3, partial sequence genomic window:
- the FRD3 gene encoding MATE efflux family protein (FERRIC REDUCTASE DEFECTIVE 3 (FRD3); CONTAINS InterPro DOMAIN/s: Multi antimicrobial extrusion protein MatE (InterPro:IPR002528); BEST Arabidopsis thaliana protein match is: MATE efflux family protein (TAIR:AT1G51340.2); Has 16442 Blast hits to 16241 proteins in 2243 species: Archae - 390; Bacteria - 12800; Metazoa - 108; Fungi - 151; Plants - 401; Viruses - 0; Other Eukaryotes - 2592 (source: NCBI BLink).): MEKMKEEANKANLVHAETILVQDSLEKGISSPTSNDTNQPQQPPAPDTKSNSGNKSNKKEKRTIRTASTAMILGLILGLVQAIFLIFSSKLLLGVMGVKPNSPMLSPAHKYLSIRALGAPALLLSLAMQGIFRGFKDTKTPLFATVVADVINIVLDPIFIFVLRLGIIGAAIAHVISQYFMTLILFVFLAKKVNLIPPNFGDLQFGRFLKNGLLLLARTIAVTFCQTLAAAMAARLGTTPMAAFQICLQVWLTSSLLNDGLAVAGQAILACSFAEKDYNKVTAVASRVLQMGFVLGLGLSVFVGLGLYFGAGVFSKDPAVIHLMAIGIPFIAATQPINSLAFVLDGVNFGASDFAYTAYSMVGVAAISIAAVIYMAKTNGFIGIWIALTIYMALRAITGIARMATGTGPWRFLRGRSSSSSS, encoded by the exons atggagaagatgaaagaagaagcaaacaaagcCAATCTTGTTCATGCAGAAACTATACTTGTTCAAGATTCTTTGGAAAAGGGCATTTCTTCACCTACAAGTAACGATACCAACCAGCCACAGCAACCTCCAG CTCCGGATACAAAGTCAAATAGCGGAAACAAATCGaataaaaaggagaagaggaCCATTAGAACAGCATCAACAGCTATGATCTTGGGGTTAATCCTTGGCCTTGTGCAAgctattttcttgattttcagTTCAAAGTTGCTTCTAGGCGTCATGGGAGTGAAACCA AATTCACCAATGTTATCACCAGCACACAAGTACTTGAGCATACGAGCTTTGGGGGCTCCTGCATTGCTTCTATCTCTTGCTATGCAAGGCATCTTTCGTGGATTCAAGGACACCAAAACTCCTCTCTTTGCCACTG TCGTAGCAGATGTTATCAACATAGTTCTCGACCCCATCTTCATTTTTGTGCTTCGTCTAGGGATCATCGGTGCAGCCATTGCCCATGTCATTTCTCA GTACTTCATGACTCTAATATTGTTCGTCTTCCTCGCAAAGAAAGTTAATTTGATTCCACCAAACTTCGGGGATTTGCAGTTTGGAAGGTTCCTTAAAAATG GGCTACTATTGCTGGCGAGGACCATAGCAGTGACGTTTTGTCAGACCTTAGCAGCAGCAATGGCGGCGCGGCTGGGTACAACACCAATGGCTGCTTTTCAGATTTGTTTACAAGTATGGttaacttcttctcttctcaatgATGGTCTTGCCGTTGCTGGTCAG GCGATTCTGGCTTGTTCGTTTGCTGAGAAGGACTATAACAAAGTGACTGCTGTTGCATCCCGTGTTCTACAG ATGGGTTTTGTGTTAGGACTTGGACTGTCCGTTTTTGTTGGACTAGGTCTCTACTTTGGTGCCGGAGTTTTCTCCAAGGACCCTGCTGTTATTCACCTCATGGCCATCGGAATACCG TTTATAGCAGCAACGCAGCCAATAAACTCTCTCGCCTTTGTATTGGATGGAGTCAATTTTGGAGCATCTGATTTTGCTTACACTGCATACTCCATG GTGGGAGTGGCGGCCATAAGCATTGCAGCAGTAATATATATGGCAAAGACCAATGGTTTCATAGGAATATGGATAGCTCTTACAATCTATATGGCTCTCCGGGCTATTACTGGAATTGCCAG GATGGCGACAGGAACTGGACCGTGGAGGTTCTTGCGTGGACGatcatcctcttcatcttcctaG
- a CDS encoding delta-latroinsectotoxin-Lt1a protein (BEST Arabidopsis thaliana protein match is: Late embryogenesis abundant protein, group 2 (TAIR:AT3G24600.1); Has 161 Blast hits to 158 proteins in 15 species: Archae - 0; Bacteria - 0; Metazoa - 0; Fungi - 0; Plants - 161; Viruses - 0; Other Eukaryotes - 0 (source: NCBI BLink).), whose translation MERREDHYSNYFVQSPSTVFHDPESEFQSPIRSDSAPLVLSSVNEFPRYSDFLRNSENNFLYEDDEKRLVPLGTSNSSWWIVLQVGWRFLFSLGVALLVFYIATQPPHPNISFRIGRFNQFMLEEGVDSHGVSTKFLTFNCSTKLIIDNKSNVFGLHIHPPSIKFFFGPLNFAKAQGPKLYGLSHESTTFQLYIATTNRAMYGAGTEMNDMLLSRAGLPLILRTSIISDYRVVWNIINPKYHHKVECLLLLADKERHSHVTMIREKCRLVS comes from the exons atggagagaagagaggaccACTACTCAAACTACTTCGTCCAAAGTCCTTCAACGGTTTTCCATGACCCTGAATCCGAATTCCAATCCCCGATTCGATCTGACTCAGCGCCATTGGTCCTATCCAGCGTCAATGAATTCCCGAGGTACTCAGATTTCTTGAGAAACTCCGAAAACAACTTCTTGTATGAGGATGATGAGAAAAGATTGGTGCCATTGGGGACCTCCAATTCGAGTTGGTGGATCGTCCTCCAAGTAGGTTGGAGGTTTTTGTTTAGCTTAGGAGTGGCATTGCTTGTCTTCTACATTGCTACTCAGCCTCCTCATCCTAACATTTCTTTTCGA ATTGGGAGGTTTAATCAGTTCATGTTAGAAGAAGGTGTGGATTCACATGGAGTGTCGACTAAGTTCCTCACTTTCAATTGCTCTACCAAGCTCATAATAGATAACAAGTCTAATGTCTTTGGCCTTCACATTCATCCTCCATCTATCAAATTCTTCTTTGGCCCACTCAACTTTGCAAAGGCGCAA GGACCTAAACTATATGGGTTGAGCCATGAGTCGACAACATTTCAGCTATACATAGCAACAACGAACCGGGCGATGTATGGGGCGGGAACAGAGATGAATGATATGCTTCTGTCGAGAGCTGGATTGCCTCTAATACTGCGGACGAGTATAATTTCCGACTATCGAGTTGTCTGGAACATTATAAACCCTAAGTACCATCACAAAGTCGAGTGTTTATTGCTCCTTGCTGACAAGGAGAGGCACAGCCATGTTACAATGATAAGAGAAAAATGTAGATTGGTATCTTGA
- the FRD3 gene encoding MATE efflux family protein (FERRIC REDUCTASE DEFECTIVE 3 (FRD3); FUNCTIONS IN: antiporter activity, transporter activity; INVOLVED IN: cellular iron ion homeostasis; LOCATED IN: plasma membrane, membrane; EXPRESSED IN: 20 plant structures; EXPRESSED DURING: 4 anthesis, F mature embryo stage, petal differentiation and expansion stage, D bilateral stage; CONTAINS InterPro DOMAIN/s: Multi antimicrobial extrusion protein MatE (InterPro:IPR002528); BEST Arabidopsis thaliana protein match is: MATE efflux family protein (TAIR:AT1G51340.2); Has 16442 Blast hits to 16241 proteins in 2243 species: Archae - 390; Bacteria - 12800; Metazoa - 108; Fungi - 151; Plants - 401; Viruses - 0; Other Eukaryotes - 2592 (source: NCBI BLink).), producing the protein MTETGDDLATVKKPIPFLVIFKDLRHVFSRDTTGREILGIAFPAALALAADPIASLIDTAFVGRLGAVQLAAVGVSIAIFNQASRITIFPLVSLTTSFVAEEDTMEKMKEEANKANLVHAETILVQDSLEKGISSPTSNDTNQPQQPPAPDTKSNSGNKSNKKEKRTIRTASTAMILGLILGLVQAIFLIFSSKLLLGVMGVKPNSPMLSPAHKYLSIRALGAPALLLSLAMQGIFRGFKDTKTPLFATVVADVINIVLDPIFIFVLRLGIIGAAIAHVISQYFMTLILFVFLAKKVNLIPPNFGDLQFGRFLKNGLLLLARTIAVTFCQTLAAAMAARLGTTPMAAFQICLQVWLTSSLLNDGLAVAGQAILACSFAEKDYNKVTAVASRVLQMGFVLGLGLSVFVGLGLYFGAGVFSKDPAVIHLMAIGIPFIAATQPINSLAFVLDGVNFGASDFAYTAYSMVGVAAISIAAVIYMAKTNGFIGIWIALTIYMALRAITGIARMATGTGPWRFLRGRSSSSSS; encoded by the exons ATGACGGAAACTGGTGATGATCTTGCTACGGTGAAGAAGCCAATCCCATTTCTCGTTATCTTCAAAGATTTAAG ACATGTATTCAGTAGGGACACAACTGGGCGAGAGATTCTAGGCATCGCGTTTCCAGCAGCTTTGGCTTTAGCTGCTGATCCAATCGCTTCTCTGATTGATACCGCTTTTGTCGGGCGTTTAGGAGCGGTTCAGCTAGCGGCGGTTGGAGTTTCCATTGCCATATTCAATCAAGCTTCTAGAATTACGATATTCCCACTTGTGAGCCTCACAACTTCATTTGTGGCAGAGGAAGACAcgatggagaagatgaaagaagaagcaaacaaagcCAATCTTGTTCATGCAGAAACTATACTTGTTCAAGATTCTTTGGAAAAGGGCATTTCTTCACCTACAAGTAACGATACCAACCAGCCACAGCAACCTCCAG CTCCGGATACAAAGTCAAATAGCGGAAACAAATCGaataaaaaggagaagaggaCCATTAGAACAGCATCAACAGCTATGATCTTGGGGTTAATCCTTGGCCTTGTGCAAgctattttcttgattttcagTTCAAAGTTGCTTCTAGGCGTCATGGGAGTGAAACCA AATTCACCAATGTTATCACCAGCACACAAGTACTTGAGCATACGAGCTTTGGGGGCTCCTGCATTGCTTCTATCTCTTGCTATGCAAGGCATCTTTCGTGGATTCAAGGACACCAAAACTCCTCTCTTTGCCACTG TCGTAGCAGATGTTATCAACATAGTTCTCGACCCCATCTTCATTTTTGTGCTTCGTCTAGGGATCATCGGTGCAGCCATTGCCCATGTCATTTCTCA GTACTTCATGACTCTAATATTGTTCGTCTTCCTCGCAAAGAAAGTTAATTTGATTCCACCAAACTTCGGGGATTTGCAGTTTGGAAGGTTCCTTAAAAATG GGCTACTATTGCTGGCGAGGACCATAGCAGTGACGTTTTGTCAGACCTTAGCAGCAGCAATGGCGGCGCGGCTGGGTACAACACCAATGGCTGCTTTTCAGATTTGTTTACAAGTATGGttaacttcttctcttctcaatgATGGTCTTGCCGTTGCTGGTCAG GCGATTCTGGCTTGTTCGTTTGCTGAGAAGGACTATAACAAAGTGACTGCTGTTGCATCCCGTGTTCTACAG ATGGGTTTTGTGTTAGGACTTGGACTGTCCGTTTTTGTTGGACTAGGTCTCTACTTTGGTGCCGGAGTTTTCTCCAAGGACCCTGCTGTTATTCACCTCATGGCCATCGGAATACCG TTTATAGCAGCAACGCAGCCAATAAACTCTCTCGCCTTTGTATTGGATGGAGTCAATTTTGGAGCATCTGATTTTGCTTACACTGCATACTCCATG GTGGGAGTGGCGGCCATAAGCATTGCAGCAGTAATATATATGGCAAAGACCAATGGTTTCATAGGAATATGGATAGCTCTTACAATCTATATGGCTCTCCGGGCTATTACTGGAATTGCCAG GATGGCGACAGGAACTGGACCGTGGAGGTTCTTGCGTGGACGatcatcctcttcatcttcctaG